A DNA window from Mycolicibacter hiberniae contains the following coding sequences:
- a CDS encoding cob(I)yrinic acid a,c-diamide adenosyltransferase, translating into MAVHITRVYTRTGDDGTTGLSDFSRVPKTDPRLVAYADVEEANAAIGVAIALGEPAEDLRAVLLRIQNDLFDAGADLATPLAENPKYPPLRITEEYIHRVEAWCDEYNEQLPALNSFILPGGTPLSALLHVARTAVRRAERAAWAALETYPEGVSVLPSKFLNRLSDLMFVLCRVANAGGDVLWKPGGGSPADQPEG; encoded by the coding sequence ATGGCCGTGCACATCACCCGCGTCTACACCCGCACCGGCGACGACGGAACCACCGGGCTCAGCGACTTCTCCCGCGTGCCCAAGACCGATCCGCGACTGGTGGCATACGCCGATGTCGAGGAGGCCAACGCTGCCATCGGCGTCGCGATCGCCCTGGGCGAACCGGCCGAAGACCTGCGGGCGGTGCTGCTGCGGATTCAGAACGACTTGTTCGATGCGGGCGCGGACCTGGCGACGCCGCTGGCCGAGAACCCCAAGTACCCGCCCCTGCGGATCACCGAGGAATACATCCACCGCGTGGAAGCCTGGTGTGACGAGTACAACGAGCAACTGCCCGCGCTGAACTCCTTCATCCTGCCCGGCGGAACACCGCTCTCGGCGCTGTTGCACGTGGCCCGCACGGCGGTGCGCCGCGCCGAACGCGCGGCCTGGGCGGCGCTGGAGACCTATCCCGAGGGCGTCTCGGTGTTGCCGTCCAAGTTCCTCAACCGGTTGTCGGATCTGATGTTCGTGTTGTGCCGGGTGGCCAACGCCGGCGGCGACGTCCTGTGGAAGCCCGGCGGCGGATCTCCCGCCGACCAGCCCGAGGGCTGA
- the atpD gene encoding F0F1 ATP synthase subunit beta, with protein sequence MTVTADKTTAGRVVRVTGPVVDVEFPRGAVPELFNALHAEISFSELAKTLTLEVAQHLGDNLVRTISMQPTDGLVRGTEVTDTGAAISVPVGHEVKGHVFNALGNCLDKPGYGEDFEHWGIHRKPPPFNELEPRTEMLETGLKVVDLLTPYVRGGKIALFGGAGVGKTVLIQEMINRIARNFGGTSVFAGVGERTREGNDLWVELEDANVLKDTALVFGQMDEPPGTRMRVALSALTMAEWFRDEAGQDVLLFIDNIFRFTQAGSEVSTLLGRMPSAVGYQPTLADEMGELQERITSTRGRSITSMQAVYVPADDYTDPAPATTFAHLDATTELSRAVFSKGIFPAVDPLASSSTILDPAIVGEDHYRVAQEVIRVLQRYKDLQDIIAILGIDELSEEDKQLVGRARRIERFLSQNMMAAEQFTGQPGSTVPLKETIEAFDRLTKGDFDHLPEQAFFLIGGLDDLAKKAESLGAKL encoded by the coding sequence ATGACTGTTACCGCTGACAAGACAACCGCCGGCCGCGTGGTGCGCGTAACCGGCCCCGTCGTCGACGTCGAGTTCCCCCGGGGCGCGGTGCCCGAGCTGTTCAACGCTCTGCACGCCGAGATCAGCTTCTCGGAGCTGGCCAAGACCCTGACCCTCGAGGTTGCCCAGCACCTGGGCGACAACCTGGTCCGCACCATCTCGATGCAGCCCACCGACGGCCTGGTGCGTGGCACCGAGGTCACCGACACCGGTGCCGCGATCTCGGTGCCGGTCGGCCACGAGGTCAAGGGCCACGTCTTCAATGCCCTGGGCAACTGCCTGGACAAGCCGGGCTACGGCGAAGACTTCGAGCACTGGGGCATCCACCGCAAGCCCCCGCCATTCAACGAGCTGGAACCGCGCACCGAGATGCTCGAGACCGGCCTGAAGGTCGTCGACCTGCTCACCCCGTACGTCCGTGGCGGCAAGATCGCCCTGTTCGGTGGTGCCGGCGTCGGCAAGACCGTGCTCATCCAGGAGATGATCAACCGTATCGCCCGCAACTTCGGTGGCACCTCGGTGTTCGCCGGCGTGGGGGAGCGCACCCGTGAGGGCAACGACCTGTGGGTCGAGCTCGAGGACGCCAACGTGCTCAAGGACACCGCCCTGGTGTTCGGCCAGATGGACGAGCCGCCGGGCACCCGTATGCGGGTGGCGCTGTCGGCGTTGACCATGGCCGAGTGGTTCCGCGACGAGGCGGGCCAGGACGTGCTGCTGTTCATCGACAACATCTTCCGGTTCACCCAGGCCGGCTCCGAGGTCTCGACCCTGCTGGGCCGCATGCCCTCGGCCGTGGGTTACCAGCCCACGCTGGCCGACGAGATGGGTGAGCTCCAGGAGCGGATCACCTCGACCCGGGGCCGGTCCATCACCTCGATGCAGGCCGTGTACGTGCCCGCCGACGACTACACCGACCCGGCTCCGGCGACCACCTTCGCGCACCTGGACGCCACCACCGAGCTGTCCCGTGCGGTGTTCTCCAAGGGCATCTTCCCCGCGGTGGACCCGCTGGCCTCCAGCTCGACCATTCTGGACCCGGCCATCGTGGGCGAAGACCACTACCGGGTCGCCCAGGAGGTCATCCGGGTGCTGCAGCGTTACAAGGACCTGCAGGACATCATCGCCATCCTCGGTATCGACGAGCTGTCCGAAGAGGACAAGCAGCTGGTCGGCCGGGCGCGGCGTATCGAGCGGTTCCTGAGCCAGAACATGATGGCTGCCGAGCAGTTCACCGGCCAGCCCGGTTCGACGGTGCCGCTGAAGGAGACCATCGAGGCCTTCGACCGGCTCACCAAGGGCGACTTCGACCACCTGCCCGAGCAGGCGTTCTTCCTCATCGGCGGCCTCGACGACCTGGCCAAGAAGGCCGAGAGCCTGGGCGCCAAGCTGTGA
- a CDS encoding F0F1 ATP synthase subunit epsilon, producing the protein MAELDVDIVAVDRKVWSGKATFIFTRTTAGEIGILPGHIPLVAQLVDDSMVRVDRVEEGELRLAVHGGFLSVTEEGVSILAEAVDFAAEIDEATARHEAQSSDPKMAAQGRARLRALGVID; encoded by the coding sequence ATGGCAGAGCTTGACGTCGACATCGTCGCTGTCGATCGCAAGGTGTGGTCGGGCAAGGCCACGTTCATCTTCACCCGGACCACCGCCGGGGAGATCGGCATCCTGCCCGGACACATTCCGCTGGTGGCCCAGCTCGTCGACGACTCCATGGTGCGGGTTGACCGCGTCGAGGAGGGCGAGCTGCGGCTGGCCGTACATGGCGGCTTCCTGTCGGTGACCGAAGAGGGCGTCAGCATCCTGGCCGAGGCGGTCGACTTCGCCGCGGAGATCGATGAGGCGACCGCACGGCACGAGGCGCAGTCCAGCGACCCGAAGATGGCCGCTCAGGGACGGGCACGGCTGCGCGCCCTGGGTGTGATCGACTAA
- the atpA gene encoding F0F1 ATP synthase subunit alpha, translated as MAELTISSDDIQGAIEEYVSSFSAETAREEVGTVIDAGDGIAHVEGLPSVMTQELLEFPGGVLGVALNLDEHNVGAVILGNFENIQEGQQVKRTGEVLSVPVGDGFLGRVVNPLGQPIDARGEIEAETRRPLEMQAPSVVQRQSVSEPLQTGIKAVDAMTPIGRGQRQLVIGDRKTGKTALCVDTILNQRKNWETGDPNQQVRCVYVAIGQKGTTIASVRRALEEGGAMDYTTIVAAPASDSAGFKWLAPYTGSAIAQHWMYSGKHVLIVFDDLTKQAEAYRAISLLLRRPPGREAYPGDVFYLHSRLLERCAKLSDELGGGSLTGLPIIETKANDISAYIPTNVISITDGQCFLESDLFNQGVRPAINVGVSVSRVGGAAQIKAMKEVAGSLRLDLSQYRELEAFAAFASDLDATSKAQLERGARLVELLKQPQYAPMAVEEQVVSIFLGTEGHLDSVPVEDVGRFEAELLDHIRASESDILTGIRESKKLSEEASEKLVAVINQFKKGFAATDGSSVVPNEHVEALGEDKLGKEAVQVRKAAPAKKK; from the coding sequence ATGGCAGAGTTGACAATCTCCTCTGACGACATTCAGGGGGCGATCGAGGAGTACGTGAGCTCCTTCAGTGCCGAAACCGCGCGCGAGGAGGTCGGCACCGTCATCGACGCCGGCGACGGCATCGCACACGTCGAGGGCCTGCCTTCGGTGATGACCCAGGAGCTCCTCGAGTTCCCCGGCGGGGTGCTGGGCGTGGCCCTGAACCTCGACGAGCACAACGTCGGTGCGGTCATCCTGGGTAACTTCGAGAACATCCAAGAGGGCCAGCAGGTCAAGCGCACCGGTGAGGTGCTCTCGGTGCCCGTCGGCGACGGCTTCCTCGGTCGCGTCGTCAACCCGCTGGGGCAGCCGATCGACGCCCGCGGCGAGATCGAAGCCGAGACCCGCCGTCCCCTGGAGATGCAGGCCCCCTCGGTGGTGCAGCGCCAGAGCGTCAGCGAGCCGCTGCAGACCGGCATCAAGGCGGTCGACGCCATGACCCCGATCGGCCGCGGCCAGCGTCAGCTCGTCATCGGCGACCGCAAGACCGGCAAGACCGCACTGTGCGTGGACACCATCCTCAACCAGCGTAAGAACTGGGAGACCGGCGACCCCAACCAGCAGGTCCGCTGCGTCTACGTCGCGATCGGCCAGAAGGGCACCACCATCGCCAGCGTGCGTCGCGCGCTGGAAGAGGGCGGCGCCATGGACTACACCACGATCGTCGCCGCACCGGCGTCGGACTCGGCCGGCTTCAAGTGGCTGGCTCCCTACACCGGCTCGGCGATCGCCCAGCACTGGATGTACTCCGGCAAGCACGTGCTGATCGTCTTCGACGACCTGACCAAGCAGGCCGAGGCCTACCGCGCGATCTCGCTGCTGCTGCGCCGTCCGCCGGGCCGCGAGGCCTACCCCGGTGACGTGTTCTACCTGCACTCGCGCCTGCTGGAGCGTTGCGCCAAGCTCTCCGACGAGCTCGGCGGCGGATCGCTGACCGGCCTGCCGATCATCGAGACCAAGGCCAACGACATCTCGGCCTACATCCCGACCAACGTCATCTCCATCACCGACGGCCAGTGCTTCCTGGAAAGCGACCTGTTCAACCAGGGTGTCCGGCCGGCCATCAACGTCGGTGTGTCGGTTTCGCGTGTCGGTGGCGCCGCGCAGATCAAGGCCATGAAAGAGGTGGCCGGTTCGCTGCGTCTGGACCTGTCGCAGTACCGCGAGCTGGAGGCCTTCGCCGCCTTCGCCTCCGACCTGGACGCCACCAGCAAGGCCCAGCTGGAGCGCGGTGCGCGCCTGGTGGAGCTGCTGAAGCAGCCGCAGTACGCGCCGATGGCGGTCGAAGAGCAGGTGGTCTCGATCTTCCTCGGTACCGAAGGCCACCTGGACTCGGTGCCGGTCGAGGACGTGGGCCGCTTCGAAGCCGAGCTGCTGGACCACATCCGGGCCTCCGAGAGCGACATCCTCACCGGCATCCGGGAGTCCAAGAAGCTCTCCGAGGAGGCCAGCGAGAAGCTGGTCGCGGTGATCAACCAGTTCAAGAAGGGGTTCGCCGCCACTGACGGCAGCTCGGTGGTTCCCAACGAGCACGTCGAGGCTCTCGGTGAGGACAAGCTCGGCAAGGAAGCGGTGCAGGTCCGCAAGGCCGCGCCGGCGAAGAAGAAGTAA
- a CDS encoding F0F1 ATP synthase subunit gamma: MAATLRELRGRIRSAGSIKKITKAQELIATSRIGRAQARLETARPYADGITRLLTTLAAEAALDHPLLVERSEPKRAGVLVVSSDRGLCGGYNANVFRRAEELFALLRSEGKDPVLYVVGRKALAYYSFRNWTVTDSWTGFSEQPTYENAAAIASTLVEAFLAGADDDGSHPGTDGLLGVDELHVVATDFRSMLSQSAEARRIAPMLVEYVGEETGPRTLYSFEPDATTLFDSLLPRYLTTRVYAALLDSAASELASRQRAMKSATDNADDLIKALTLEANRERQAQITQEISEIVGGANALADAAR, from the coding sequence ATGGCAGCCACACTTCGTGAACTACGCGGGCGAATCCGCTCCGCCGGGTCGATCAAGAAGATCACCAAGGCACAGGAGCTGATCGCCACCTCGCGTATCGGCCGCGCGCAGGCTCGGCTCGAAACCGCACGGCCGTACGCCGACGGGATCACCCGGCTGCTCACCACGCTGGCTGCAGAGGCGGCCCTGGACCACCCGCTGCTGGTCGAGCGCAGCGAGCCCAAGCGGGCGGGTGTCCTGGTGGTGTCGTCCGACCGTGGTCTGTGTGGCGGCTACAACGCCAATGTCTTCCGCCGGGCAGAGGAGCTGTTCGCGCTGCTGCGTTCGGAGGGCAAAGACCCGGTGCTCTATGTCGTCGGCCGCAAGGCGCTGGCGTACTACAGCTTCCGGAACTGGACGGTCACCGATTCCTGGACCGGCTTCTCCGAGCAGCCGACGTATGAGAACGCCGCCGCGATCGCCTCGACCCTGGTGGAGGCGTTCCTGGCCGGGGCCGACGACGACGGCAGCCACCCGGGCACCGACGGGCTGCTCGGCGTGGACGAGTTGCACGTCGTGGCCACCGACTTCCGGTCGATGCTTTCGCAGTCGGCGGAGGCCCGTCGGATCGCCCCGATGCTGGTGGAGTACGTCGGCGAGGAGACCGGTCCCCGGACGCTGTACTCCTTCGAACCGGACGCCACCACGCTGTTCGACTCGCTGCTGCCGCGGTATCTGACCACCCGCGTGTACGCGGCGCTGCTCGACTCGGCGGCCTCGGAGCTGGCTTCGCGCCAGCGCGCGATGAAGTCGGCGACCGACAACGCCGACGACTTGATCAAAGCGTTGACCCTTGAGGCCAACCGCGAGCGTCAGGCTCAGATCACCCAGGAAATCAGCGAAATCGTCGGCGGTGCGAATGCCCTCGCCGACGCCGCCCGGTAA